Proteins from a genomic interval of Diprion similis isolate iyDipSimi1 chromosome 10, iyDipSimi1.1, whole genome shotgun sequence:
- the LOC124411936 gene encoding uncharacterized protein LOC124411936 isoform X2: MVSRRKILSRSRDNLADAQYEEQEEEDVWYNLDKLYKDHIQEVLDKWNQIDDEIWAKVIVFERNRRVAKAYARAPVLTVNGSNDGFDGFRIGLCGFDNPMRDQKTDEAKRHINQGVKIKMDDQGNILIKRLCKSNVYVKCTNQEDNAIGPEILRNSQGALEHEKPGKIFDMNKYQTNLSRETRRAYPDRRRLETQCLSAIVFVRTEADLLQCPVWVLIVNVVGLDMLKSKLPPVLALQRPVDIKNRPRIPIPDEDPYSVAGISSSSTTTKERLQSAGSRLEREQIYMQSTSYQHRRGERPPKLPPRENLYGHDIPKPDYDDIEDDYVSSIRPSPVIKDDNKKSKKVDSKKYDDPYYCGLRARVPNFVKMAKNGHAKPAVVPLTSNYGHVGRPQPPPSYVGAGGYVSSSSSSQIYGHHGAPSRPPIMYHARSFESGLGTFRRED, translated from the exons ATGGTgtcaagaagaaaaattctctccCGTTCGAGAGACAATCTTGCCGACGCCCAATACGAGGagcaggaggaggaggacgttTGGTACAATTTGGACAAACTTTACAAG GATCACATACAAGAAGTCTTAGACAAATGGAATCAGATCGACGACGAGATCTGGGCGAAAGTGATTGTCTTCGAACGGAACAGACGAGTCGCTAAGGCCTACGCTAGGGCACCGGTTCTCACGGTGAACGGTTCCAACGACGGATTCGATGGTTTCAG gATAGGACTCTGCGGATTCGATAACCCGATGAGGGATCAGAAAACTGACGAGGCTAAACGCCACATAAATCAGggtgttaaaataaaaatggacgATCAGGGAAATATACTTATAAAACGTTTGTGCAAAAGCAACGTTTACGTTAAGTGCACGAATCAGGAGGATAATGCCATCGGGCCAGAAATATTGCGCAACTCGCAGGGCGCTTTGGAACACGAGAAACCAGGAAAG ATATTCGACATGaacaaatatcaaacaaaCTTGTCGAGAGAGACGAGAAGAGCGTACCCTGACAGACGCAGACTCGAAACGCAGTGCCTAAGTGCAATAGTATTCGTCAGAACCGAAGCCGACCTTCTACAATGTCCGGTGTGGGTTTTGATCGTAAACGTCGTCGGTCTGGACATGCTCAAGTCAAAATTACCCCCAG TTCTAGCGCTCCAAAGACCGGTGGACATTAAAAATCGACCTAGAATACCAATTCCAGACGAAGATCCTTACAGCGTAGCCGGGATCTCGTCATCGTCGACAACGACGAAAGAAAGGCTTCAATCGGCCGGTTCTAGGCTAGAACGTGAACAAATCTACATGCAATCGACCAGCTATCAGCATCGTCGCGGTGAAAGACCGCCAAAACTTCCCCCGAGAGAAAATCTCTACGGCCATGACATTCCCAAG cCCGACTACGATGACATCGAGGATGACTACGTGAGCAGCATAAGACCTTCGCCGGTAATAAAGGACGATAATAAGAAGAGTAAAAAGGTCGACAGTAAAAAATATG ACGATCCTTACTACTGCGGTCTCAGAGCACGAGTGccaaattttgtcaaaatggCGAAAAACGGTCACGCCAAACCGGCGGTGGTCCCACTAACCTCAAATTACGGACACGTCGGTAGACCTCAACCACCCCCGAGCTACGTTGGGGCGGGCGGCTACGTCAGCAGTAGCAGTTCGTCGCAGATTTACGGACACCACGGAGCCCCAAGTCGACCCCCAATAATGTACCACGCCAGAAGTTTCGAGAGCGGACTtggtac ATTCAGACGAGAGGATTGA
- the LOC124411936 gene encoding uncharacterized protein LOC124411936 isoform X1 — MVSRRKILSRSRDNLADAQYEEQEEEDVWYNLDKLYKDHIQEVLDKWNQIDDEIWAKVIVFERNRRVAKAYARAPVLTVNGSNDGFDGFRIGLCGFDNPMRDQKTDEAKRHINQGVKIKMDDQGNILIKRLCKSNVYVKCTNQEDNAIGPEILRNSQGALEHEKPGKIFDMNKYQTNLSRETRRAYPDRRRLETQCLSAIVFVRTEADLLQCPVWVLIVNVVGLDMLKSKLPPVLALQRPVDIKNRPRIPIPDEDPYSVAGISSSSTTTKERLQSAGSRLEREQIYMQSTSYQHRRGERPPKLPPRENLYGHDIPKPDYDDIEDDYVSSIRPSPVIKDDNKKSKKVDSKKYDDPYYCGLRARVPNFVKMAKNGHAKPAVVPLTSNYGHVGRPQPPPSYVGAGGYVSSSSSSQIYGHHGAPSRPPIMYHARSFESGLDSDERIESPYNHIYGRVPIPTRGVMPPTPRAMYIGEWD; from the exons ATGGTgtcaagaagaaaaattctctccCGTTCGAGAGACAATCTTGCCGACGCCCAATACGAGGagcaggaggaggaggacgttTGGTACAATTTGGACAAACTTTACAAG GATCACATACAAGAAGTCTTAGACAAATGGAATCAGATCGACGACGAGATCTGGGCGAAAGTGATTGTCTTCGAACGGAACAGACGAGTCGCTAAGGCCTACGCTAGGGCACCGGTTCTCACGGTGAACGGTTCCAACGACGGATTCGATGGTTTCAG gATAGGACTCTGCGGATTCGATAACCCGATGAGGGATCAGAAAACTGACGAGGCTAAACGCCACATAAATCAGggtgttaaaataaaaatggacgATCAGGGAAATATACTTATAAAACGTTTGTGCAAAAGCAACGTTTACGTTAAGTGCACGAATCAGGAGGATAATGCCATCGGGCCAGAAATATTGCGCAACTCGCAGGGCGCTTTGGAACACGAGAAACCAGGAAAG ATATTCGACATGaacaaatatcaaacaaaCTTGTCGAGAGAGACGAGAAGAGCGTACCCTGACAGACGCAGACTCGAAACGCAGTGCCTAAGTGCAATAGTATTCGTCAGAACCGAAGCCGACCTTCTACAATGTCCGGTGTGGGTTTTGATCGTAAACGTCGTCGGTCTGGACATGCTCAAGTCAAAATTACCCCCAG TTCTAGCGCTCCAAAGACCGGTGGACATTAAAAATCGACCTAGAATACCAATTCCAGACGAAGATCCTTACAGCGTAGCCGGGATCTCGTCATCGTCGACAACGACGAAAGAAAGGCTTCAATCGGCCGGTTCTAGGCTAGAACGTGAACAAATCTACATGCAATCGACCAGCTATCAGCATCGTCGCGGTGAAAGACCGCCAAAACTTCCCCCGAGAGAAAATCTCTACGGCCATGACATTCCCAAG cCCGACTACGATGACATCGAGGATGACTACGTGAGCAGCATAAGACCTTCGCCGGTAATAAAGGACGATAATAAGAAGAGTAAAAAGGTCGACAGTAAAAAATATG ACGATCCTTACTACTGCGGTCTCAGAGCACGAGTGccaaattttgtcaaaatggCGAAAAACGGTCACGCCAAACCGGCGGTGGTCCCACTAACCTCAAATTACGGACACGTCGGTAGACCTCAACCACCCCCGAGCTACGTTGGGGCGGGCGGCTACGTCAGCAGTAGCAGTTCGTCGCAGATTTACGGACACCACGGAGCCCCAAGTCGACCCCCAATAATGTACCACGCCAGAAGTTTCGAGAGCGGACTtg ATTCAGACGAGAGGATTGAATCACCGTATAATCATATTTATGGCCGTGTACCGATACCGACGAGAGGTGTTATGCCGCCAACGCCGCGTGCCATGTACATCGGAGAATGGGATTGA
- the LOC124411932 gene encoding dolichyl-diphosphooligosaccharide--protein glycosyltransferase subunit STT3A, translated as MGLLAKTGGLRMSAEKQETLLKLSILSIAAVLSFATRLFSVLRFESVIHEFDPYFNYRTTKFLAEEGFYNFHNWFDDRAWYPLGRIIGGTIYPGLMVTSAALYHLAWLLNITIDIRNVCVFLAPLFSSFTTIVTYLLTKELKDSAAGLVAASMIAIVPGYISRSVAGSYDNEGIAIFCMLFTYYMWIKAVKTGAIFWSSLAALAYFYMVSSWGGYVFLINLIPLHVLTLMATGRFSHRIYVAYSTLYCVGTVLSMQISFVGFQPVQSSEHMLALGVFGLCQIHSLVDYLRSKMSQNDFELLFKALVFSMVITSFVVGGALTITGKISPWTGRFYSLLDPSYAKNHIPIIASVSEHQPTSWSSFYFDLQILVFLFPAGLYFCFSKLTDSNIFLILYGVTSIYFAGVMVRLMLVLAPVMCILSGIGASSMLLTYMKQIESSKVVDKKSKKFENNYVLKSEIATLFVAVMCFLFVSYTLHCTWVTAEAYSSPSIVLSARSPDGGRMIFDDFREAYYWLRMNTPEDAKVMSWWDYGYQITAMANRTILVDNNTWNNTHISRVGQAMASSEDKAYEIMRELDVDYVLVIFGGLTGYSSDDINKFLWMVRIGGSTDKGKHITEWDYYSPAGEFRVDKEGSPVLLNCLMYKMCYYRFGQVYTEGGKPSGYDRVRNMEIGNKDFELDVLEEAYTTEHWLVRIYKVKDLRNRGI; from the exons ATGGGGCTGCTTGCAAAGACCGGAGGGCTTCGAATGTCCGCCGAAAAGCAGGAAACTCTCCTCAAATTGTCTATCCTCTCGATTGCTGCCGTACTCT CATTTGCGACTCGTCTCTTTTCCGTCCTAAGGTTTGAAAGTGTTATCCACGAGTTTGACCCCTACTTCAACTATAGAACAACCAAGTTTCTCGCCGAGGAAggattctacaattttcacAACTGGTTCGATGATCGAGCTTGGTATCCCCTTGGCAGGATAATAGGAG GAACGATCTACCCGGGTCTGATGGTGACGTCAGCAGCTCTCTACCACCTGGCTTGGCTGCTGAACATAACTATCGACATTCGCAATGTCTGTGTATTCTTGGCTCCGTTATTTTCGAGCTTTACGACAATTGTAACATATCTTTTAACCAAGGAGCTAAAG GACTCTGCTGCCGGACTCGTTGCTGCATCCATGATTGCCATCGTGCCTGGCTACATATCGCGATCGGTAGCAGGATCATACGACAATGAAGGGATAGCGATATTCTGCATGCTATTCACCTACTACATGTGGATAAAGGCGGTCAAAACCGGGGCAATATTCTGGTCGTCATTGGCTGCTCTTGCCTACTTCTACATGGTGTCTTCGTGGGGTGGATACGTCTTTCTTATCAACCTGATCCCGCTCCATGTCTTGACGTTGATGGCAACTGGTCGTTTCTCGCACAGGATATACGTCGCCTACAGCACGTTATACTGCGTCGGCACAGTTCTCTCAATGCAAATATCGTTCGTCGGTTTTCAGCCTGTTCAGAGCTCTGAACACATGCTT GCTCTCGGTGTATTTGGACTTTGTCAAATTCATAGCCTAGTCGATTATCTGCGCAGCAAAATGTCCCAGAACGACTTTGAGCTGCTCTTTAAGGCTCTTGTCTTCTCCATGGTCATCACCTCCTTTGTCGTTGGCGGAGCTCTCACTATTACAG GAAAAATTTCGCCGTGGACCGGCCGTTTCTACTCGCTCCTTGACCCGTCGTACGCCAAGAATCACATTCCGATAATCGCGTCAGTCTCCGAACATCAACCGACATCGTGGAGTTCGTTTTACTTCGATCTCCAGATACTGGTGTTCCTCTTTCCAGCCGGGTTGTACTTCTGCTTCTCCAAATTGACTGACTCTAATATTTTCCTTATTCTCTACGGAGTGACAAGCATCTACTTCGCT GGAGTTATGGTCCGACTCATGCTGGTCCTTGCACCTGTTATGTGCATTCTATCCGGTATCGGAGCGTCTTCAATGCTTCTAACTTATATGAAGCAGATTGAGAGCAGTAAAGTTGTcgacaaaaaatccaaaaagtttgaaaacaattatgtGCTCAAAAGCGAG ATCGCAACCCTGTTCGTCGCCGTTATGTGCTTCCTCTTCGTGTCCTACACGCTCCACTGTACCTGGGTAACCGCCGAGGCTTACAGCTCTCCGAGCATCGTGTTGTCTGCCCGATCGCCAGATGGCGGTCGAatgattttcgacgattttaggGAGGCTTATTATTGGCTGAGGATGAACACTCCTGAG gATGCGAAGGTAATGTCATGGTGGGATTATGGCTACCAAATAACCGCTATGGCGAATCGGACGATACTCGTCGACAATAATACTTGGAACAATACGCACATATCAAGAGTCGGCCAAGCAATGGCCAGCTCTGAGGACAAGGCCTATGAGATAATGAGGGAGCTCGACGTCGACTACGTTCTCGTTATTTTTGGCGGATTGACCGGATATTCGTCAGATG ATATAAACAAGTTCCTATGGATGGTGAGGATCGGTGGCAGCACCGACAAGGGTAAACATATCACGGAATGGGACTATTACAGTCCAGCCGGTGAATTCAGGGTTGACAAAGAGGGATCTCCGGTCCTGCTAAACTGCCTTATGTACAAGATGTGCTATTACCGGTTCGGCCAGGTTTACACCGAAGGAG GAAAACCCTCGGGATATGACAGAGTTAGGAACATGGAGATTGGAAATAAGGACTTTGAACTGGACGTCCTCGAGGAAGCTTACACCACAGAGCACTGGCTGGTCCGAATTTACAAGGTCAAGGACTTACGGAACAGAGGAATTTGA